Proteins encoded in a region of the Mycolicibacterium duvalii genome:
- a CDS encoding MCE family protein has translation MSTVSRSALKFGAFGITMVLLTAGLFVIFGEYRSGSTHRYSAVFTDASSVQSGDSVRVAGIRIGTVRGVELLEDNTVVVDFDADDTIRLTESTRVAVRYLNLVGDRYLELLDEPGPATIQQPGTRIGADRTEPALDLNLLLGGLKPVIQGLNPDDVNALTSSLIQVLQGQGGDLESLFARTSSFTNALADNGQTVEQLIETLNDTITTVAENGEQFSGAIDRLERLATGLAEDRDSIGEAITALDDGTASLAGLLTEARPPLAGTVDELTRLAPLLSNETDLARLDLALQKTPKNYRKLVRLGSYGSWLNLYICGVSIRVSDLQGRTAHFPWVIQNTGRCAEP, from the coding sequence ATGAGCACCGTGAGCAGATCCGCGCTGAAGTTCGGAGCCTTCGGGATCACGATGGTGCTGCTGACCGCCGGGTTGTTCGTGATCTTCGGCGAGTACCGGTCCGGTTCCACCCACCGGTACTCCGCGGTGTTCACCGACGCATCCAGTGTGCAGAGCGGTGATTCGGTGCGCGTCGCCGGAATTCGCATCGGGACCGTTCGAGGTGTGGAACTCCTCGAGGACAACACCGTGGTGGTCGACTTCGACGCCGACGACACCATCCGGCTCACCGAGAGCACCCGCGTCGCCGTGCGCTACCTCAACCTCGTCGGCGACCGTTACCTCGAACTGCTCGACGAACCCGGCCCGGCGACGATCCAGCAACCGGGCACCCGCATCGGCGCCGACCGTACTGAGCCGGCGTTGGACCTCAACCTGCTGCTCGGCGGCCTCAAACCGGTGATCCAGGGCCTCAACCCCGACGACGTCAACGCGCTGACCAGCTCGCTGATCCAGGTCCTGCAGGGCCAAGGCGGCGACCTCGAGTCGCTCTTCGCCAGAACCTCGTCGTTCACCAACGCCCTGGCCGACAACGGCCAGACCGTCGAGCAGCTCATCGAGACCCTCAACGACACCATCACCACCGTCGCCGAGAACGGCGAGCAGTTCTCCGGCGCGATCGACCGGCTCGAACGGCTGGCAACCGGCCTCGCCGAGGACCGCGACTCCATCGGAGAAGCCATCACCGCGCTGGACGACGGCACCGCATCGCTGGCCGGGCTGCTGACCGAGGCGCGGCCTCCGCTGGCGGGCACGGTCGATGAGCTCACCCGGCTGGCTCCGCTGCTGTCGAACGAAACCGATCTGGCCCGATTGGACCTCGCGCTGCAGAAGACACCGAAGAACTACCGCAAGTTGGTCCGGCTGGGGTCCTACGGAAGCTGGCTGAACCTCTACATCTGCGGTGTGTCGATCCGCGTGTCCGACCTGCAGGGCCGGACCGCCCACTTCCCGTGGGTCATCCAGAACACCGGAAGGTGCGCCGAGCCCTGA
- a CDS encoding MCE family protein, whose product MAAKFGERRTWIGLASVLAVLAVIALAVGLFRGSFTATVPVTVLSQRAGLVMNPDAKVKLHGAQVGSVQSIESLPDGRAAIHLAMDPAYLDIIPSDVTVDIGSTTVFGSKSVELVPPATPSAGSLRAGQVLTAEHVTVEINTVFEQLSAVLATIEPAKLNQTLGALATAVDGRGEQIGQMLADVDGFLATIEPSLPAMEHELAIAPTVIGTYADVAPELIDTLDAATTISRTVVDEQDDLDRLLVGVIGLSDTGIQVVGGNRQQITEVMKLLVPTTDLLNQYHEALNCGLGGAVQLAKAPGTPVPGGLLLQTIVFGQERYRYPQNLPKVAAKGGPQCTDLPKVPFQKHPPFVITDVNANPAQYGNQGIVLNSDGLKQLLFGPIDGPPRNSAQIGQPG is encoded by the coding sequence ATGGCGGCGAAGTTCGGTGAGCGGCGGACGTGGATCGGCCTGGCCAGTGTGCTGGCGGTGCTGGCGGTGATCGCGCTGGCGGTTGGCCTGTTCCGCGGCAGCTTCACCGCGACGGTCCCGGTCACAGTGCTCTCGCAGCGGGCCGGGCTGGTGATGAACCCCGACGCGAAGGTGAAATTGCATGGCGCCCAGGTAGGTTCAGTACAGTCCATCGAATCGCTGCCGGACGGCCGCGCGGCGATCCACCTCGCGATGGACCCCGCCTACCTGGATATCATCCCGTCCGACGTGACCGTCGACATCGGCTCGACGACAGTGTTCGGGTCGAAATCCGTCGAGCTGGTGCCGCCCGCCACACCGTCGGCCGGCTCGCTGCGCGCCGGACAGGTGTTGACCGCCGAGCACGTCACCGTCGAGATCAACACCGTCTTCGAGCAGCTCTCCGCGGTGCTGGCCACGATCGAGCCGGCCAAGCTCAACCAGACCCTGGGCGCGCTGGCCACCGCCGTCGACGGCCGGGGCGAGCAGATCGGGCAGATGCTGGCCGATGTCGACGGTTTCCTGGCCACGATCGAGCCGAGCCTTCCGGCCATGGAGCATGAACTCGCGATCGCGCCGACCGTCATCGGGACCTACGCCGACGTGGCTCCCGAACTCATTGACACGCTCGACGCGGCCACCACGATCAGCCGGACCGTCGTCGACGAACAGGACGATCTCGACCGCCTGCTGGTCGGCGTGATCGGACTGTCGGACACCGGAATCCAGGTAGTGGGAGGTAACAGGCAGCAGATCACCGAGGTGATGAAACTCCTGGTCCCAACCACCGACCTGCTCAACCAGTACCATGAGGCGCTCAACTGCGGCCTGGGCGGCGCCGTGCAACTCGCCAAGGCCCCGGGCACGCCGGTTCCCGGTGGACTGCTGCTGCAGACCATCGTCTTCGGCCAGGAGCGCTACCGATACCCGCAGAACCTGCCCAAGGTGGCGGCCAAAGGCGGCCCCCAGTGCACCGACCTGCCGAAGGTCCCGTTCCAGAAACATCCACCGTTCGTGATCACCGATGTCAACGCCAACCCCGCGCAGTACGGCAACCAGGGCATCGTGCTCAACTCCGATGGACTCAAACAGCTGCTGTTCGGGCCCATCGACGGACCGCCCCGAAACAGCGCCCAGATCGGTCAGCCCGGATGA
- a CDS encoding MlaE family ABC transporter permease has product MAVRALHPRLAQQAGRPLDALGRIGDHTSFYGRALAGVPHAAVHYRREILRLIAEISMGAGTLAMIGGTVVIVGFLTLAAGGTLAVQGYSSLGDIGIEALTGFLAAFINVRISAPVVAGIGLAATFGAGVTAQLGAMRINEEIDALETMGIRPVEYLVSTRIVAGMIAITPLYSIAVILSFVASKLTTVVLFGQSAGLYNHYFTTFLNPIDLLWSFLQAILMAIAILLVHTYFGYFASGGPSGVGVAVGNAVRTSLIVVISVTLLVSLSIYGSNGNFNLSG; this is encoded by the coding sequence ATGGCGGTACGCGCGCTGCACCCACGGCTGGCCCAGCAGGCCGGTCGTCCGCTCGATGCTCTCGGCCGGATCGGTGACCACACGTCGTTCTACGGCCGCGCCCTGGCCGGTGTCCCGCACGCCGCGGTGCACTACCGACGCGAGATCCTCCGGTTGATCGCCGAGATCAGCATGGGGGCAGGCACTCTGGCGATGATCGGCGGAACGGTCGTCATCGTCGGCTTCCTCACTCTGGCCGCCGGCGGCACGCTCGCGGTCCAGGGCTACAGTTCGCTCGGCGACATCGGGATCGAAGCGCTGACCGGCTTCCTGGCCGCGTTCATCAACGTGCGGATCTCCGCGCCGGTGGTCGCCGGCATCGGCCTGGCCGCGACGTTCGGTGCCGGGGTCACCGCCCAGCTGGGCGCCATGCGCATCAACGAGGAGATCGACGCGCTGGAGACGATGGGCATCCGACCGGTCGAGTACCTGGTCAGCACCCGCATCGTGGCGGGGATGATTGCGATCACCCCGCTGTACTCGATCGCCGTCATCCTGTCCTTCGTGGCGAGCAAGCTGACCACCGTGGTGCTGTTCGGCCAGTCGGCCGGGCTGTACAACCACTACTTCACCACCTTCCTGAACCCGATCGACTTGCTGTGGTCGTTCCTGCAAGCGATCCTGATGGCGATCGCGATCCTGTTGGTGCACACCTACTTCGGCTACTTCGCCAGCGGCGGCCCCTCCGGCGTCGGGGTGGCGGTCGGCAACGCGGTGCGCACCTCGCTGATCGTGGTCATCTCGGTGACCCTGCTGGTGTCACTGTCCATCTACGGCTCCAACGGCAACTTCAACCTGTCGGGTTAG
- a CDS encoding MlaE family ABC transporter permease translates to MVNKAADHWSSGIPALGAGVAGPMQGVGGLLSMSADAVKFLFRRPFQVKEFVEQSWFVARVSLMPTLLVAIPFTVLVSFTLNILLRELGAADLSGAGAAFGAVTQVGPMVTVLIVAGAGATAMCADLGSRSIREEIDALEVLGINPVQRLVTPRMLASGVVALLLNSLVVIIGILGGYGFSVFIQDVNPGAFAAGITLLTGVGEVVISCIKAALFGLIAGLVACYRGLSITGGGAMAVGNAVNETVVYAFMALFVINVVVTAIGIRMTA, encoded by the coding sequence ATGGTGAACAAGGCCGCAGACCACTGGTCCTCCGGGATCCCAGCACTGGGCGCCGGCGTCGCCGGGCCGATGCAGGGCGTCGGTGGGCTGCTGTCGATGTCGGCCGACGCGGTGAAGTTTCTGTTCCGAAGGCCGTTTCAGGTCAAGGAGTTCGTCGAGCAGTCCTGGTTCGTGGCGCGGGTGTCACTGATGCCCACGCTGCTGGTGGCCATCCCGTTCACGGTGCTGGTCAGCTTCACCCTCAACATCCTGCTGCGCGAGCTCGGCGCGGCCGATCTGTCCGGTGCGGGTGCCGCGTTCGGTGCCGTCACCCAGGTCGGGCCGATGGTCACCGTGCTGATCGTCGCCGGCGCCGGCGCCACCGCGATGTGCGCCGACCTGGGGTCGCGCTCCATCCGCGAGGAGATCGACGCGCTCGAGGTGCTCGGCATCAACCCGGTGCAACGGCTCGTGACGCCGCGCATGCTCGCGTCCGGCGTGGTCGCGCTACTGCTCAACAGCCTGGTGGTGATCATCGGAATCCTTGGTGGTTATGGATTCTCGGTGTTCATCCAAGACGTCAACCCGGGCGCGTTCGCCGCGGGCATCACGCTGCTCACCGGCGTCGGTGAGGTGGTCATCTCGTGTATCAAGGCCGCGCTGTTCGGGCTGATCGCCGGCCTGGTCGCCTGCTACCGGGGGTTGAGCATCACCGGTGGCGGCGCAATGGCGGTCGGCAATGCGGTCAACGAGACCGTGGTGTACGCATTCATGGCCTTGTTCGTGATCAACGTGGTCGTGACCGCGATCGGCATCCGGATGACGGCATGA
- a CDS encoding SDR family NAD(P)-dependent oxidoreductase, whose product MTAPSAQAPHLSRYTDRRVLITGAGSGIGQACVLRILAEGGRVVAADISPDGLADTLDRAGKHGARLSTVVMDVGDEGSVRSGVAEALATLDGLDTLVNAAGILRSAHLAQTTLADFEQVLRINLIGTFLVTREAIAALHEGEGPAVVNFSSTSAHFAHPYMAAYAASKGGVLAMTHAWALEFAKAGIRFNCVQPGSISSGMTDGSGSSRQSVGPGLPEDADYSLFGKVAPMLPLPGGAIFAGPDAVAGVVAMLGSPDAFFITGTEVRIDGGAHM is encoded by the coding sequence ATGACCGCACCGTCGGCGCAGGCGCCGCATCTCTCGCGCTACACGGATCGGCGCGTGCTGATCACCGGCGCGGGGTCGGGCATCGGCCAGGCCTGCGTGCTGCGCATCCTCGCCGAGGGCGGCCGCGTGGTGGCCGCCGACATCAGTCCTGACGGCCTGGCCGACACCCTGGACAGGGCCGGTAAGCACGGCGCGAGACTGTCGACGGTGGTGATGGACGTCGGCGACGAGGGCTCGGTGCGATCCGGCGTGGCTGAGGCGCTGGCGACACTCGACGGTTTGGACACGCTGGTCAACGCCGCAGGCATCCTGCGCTCGGCACACCTGGCCCAGACCACGCTGGCCGATTTCGAGCAGGTGTTGCGCATCAACCTGATCGGGACGTTCCTGGTGACCCGGGAGGCCATTGCGGCGCTGCACGAAGGTGAGGGTCCGGCTGTGGTGAACTTCAGCTCCACCTCGGCGCACTTCGCGCACCCGTACATGGCGGCCTACGCAGCGTCCAAGGGCGGCGTGCTGGCCATGACCCACGCCTGGGCGCTGGAGTTCGCCAAGGCCGGGATACGCTTCAATTGCGTTCAGCCGGGATCCATCTCGTCAGGTATGACCGACGGCAGCGGATCGTCTCGGCAGAGCGTCGGGCCTGGGCTGCCCGAGGACGCCGACTACTCGTTGTTCGGCAAGGTGGCGCCGATGCTGCCGCTACCCGGCGGCGCGATCTTCGCCGGCCCGGACGCGGTCGCCGGGGTGGTCGCGATGCTGGGCAGTCCGGATGCATTCTTCATCACCGGGACGGAGGTCCGCATTGATGGCGGTGCGCATATGTAG
- a CDS encoding nuclear transport factor 2 family protein, giving the protein MPADLNALEARLHQLERRLTAVEDERDIARLIATYGPRVDAADAAGAAALWSSDGIYDVEGWRMTGRGDVDAMVRSDNHRRLVDHGCCHFLGPAVITVRGDDAVAVCESLVVLRAADGYAAREKTSTADGLPGPGYVVWRAAANHFQLRRVGGQWQITARTSRLLDGNPAAHALLTAGVAGQAITDEPA; this is encoded by the coding sequence ATGCCCGCTGATCTCAATGCCCTGGAAGCCCGCCTGCATCAGCTGGAGCGACGGCTGACCGCGGTCGAGGACGAACGCGACATCGCGCGCCTGATCGCGACCTACGGTCCGCGCGTGGACGCCGCGGATGCGGCCGGAGCAGCGGCATTGTGGAGCAGCGACGGCATCTACGACGTCGAAGGCTGGAGAATGACGGGGCGCGGGGACGTCGACGCGATGGTGCGCTCGGACAACCACCGTCGGCTCGTCGACCACGGCTGCTGTCACTTTCTGGGCCCGGCGGTGATCACGGTGCGGGGCGACGACGCGGTCGCAGTGTGCGAGTCGCTGGTGGTGCTGCGCGCCGCCGACGGGTATGCGGCGCGCGAAAAGACCTCGACCGCAGACGGATTACCCGGCCCTGGATACGTCGTGTGGCGCGCAGCGGCCAACCACTTCCAGCTGCGGCGGGTCGGCGGTCAGTGGCAGATCACCGCGCGCACCAGCCGGCTGCTCGACGGCAACCCGGCTGCGCACGCGTTGCTGACCGCCGGTGTCGCCGGTCAAGCGATCACAGACGAACCAGCGTGA
- a CDS encoding LLM class F420-dependent oxidoreductase, giving the protein MLIGLSTPVVVQTPATASSWEAGADIEDIARIAQTADRLGFDYLTCSEHVAVPAADVGVRGAVYWDPLATLGFLAARTKRIRLATSVLVLGYHHPLAIAKRYGTLDRVSGGRLVLGVGVGSLQPEFEMLGAPWGDRGARADDAIRALRASLCEPEPVYHGEFYRFDAMVVEPHAVQARVPIWVGGRSRCSLRRAVELADGWMPFGLRASEVAEMLAAVDVPDGFVVALPTGPVDPRAPSECLKRLRRLREAGATAVTCSLVATSADHYCEQLSALRALAGEL; this is encoded by the coding sequence GTGCTGATCGGACTGTCGACACCCGTCGTGGTGCAAACACCGGCGACCGCCAGTTCGTGGGAGGCAGGCGCCGACATCGAGGACATCGCGCGCATCGCCCAGACTGCCGACCGCCTCGGGTTCGACTACCTGACCTGCTCGGAACACGTGGCGGTGCCGGCCGCCGACGTCGGCGTCCGCGGTGCGGTGTACTGGGATCCGCTGGCCACGCTCGGCTTCCTGGCCGCCCGGACGAAACGGATCCGGCTGGCAACCTCCGTGCTGGTGCTCGGATACCACCACCCGCTGGCGATCGCGAAGCGCTACGGCACTCTCGACCGGGTCAGCGGCGGCCGGCTGGTGCTCGGGGTCGGAGTCGGTTCGCTACAACCCGAATTCGAGATGCTCGGCGCGCCGTGGGGCGACCGCGGCGCGCGGGCCGACGACGCGATCCGGGCATTGCGCGCGTCGTTGTGCGAGCCCGAACCGGTCTACCACGGCGAGTTCTACCGCTTCGACGCAATGGTGGTCGAGCCACACGCCGTGCAAGCCCGGGTGCCGATCTGGGTGGGCGGACGCAGCCGTTGTTCGCTACGACGCGCGGTCGAGCTTGCCGACGGCTGGATGCCGTTCGGGCTGCGGGCATCCGAAGTCGCCGAGATGCTGGCCGCGGTAGATGTTCCCGACGGATTCGTCGTCGCGTTGCCGACCGGCCCCGTCGACCCGCGCGCACCGTCGGAGTGCCTGAAGCGGCTGAGACGGTTGCGCGAGGCCGGCGCCACCGCCGTCACGTGCTCGTTGGTCGCGACGTCGGCCGACCACTACTGCGAGCAGCTCTCGGCGTTGCGCGCCCTCGCCGGCGAACTCTGA
- a CDS encoding SDR family NAD(P)-dependent oxidoreductase has translation MDIAKYGPWAVIAGGSEGVGAEFAAALAEDGFNLVLIARKPDPLEQTADRCRQLGAEVRTLALDLLRADATSLIAEATSDVEVGLFVYNAGASTCNERFLDAELSEFSKVIDLNTTRMLELTQHFGRRMVSMKRGGIILVGSLSGYMGAERHSVYAGVKAFSRVFAESLWLELRDDNVDVLELVLGVTRTPAMQRAGLNFDVPGMIINDPADVAREGLRHLADGPVCVAGGNAAQAARSSGPDRAAVVLGSHEAIKRLTGRA, from the coding sequence GTGGACATCGCTAAGTACGGGCCCTGGGCGGTCATCGCCGGCGGATCGGAGGGCGTGGGCGCGGAGTTCGCGGCGGCGCTCGCCGAGGACGGGTTCAACCTCGTCCTGATCGCCCGCAAGCCCGACCCGCTCGAGCAGACCGCCGACCGATGCCGGCAGCTCGGCGCCGAGGTCCGCACGCTGGCGCTGGATCTGCTGCGCGCCGACGCGACGTCGCTCATCGCCGAGGCGACCTCCGACGTGGAGGTCGGACTGTTCGTATACAACGCGGGCGCCAGCACCTGCAACGAGCGGTTCCTCGACGCCGAGCTCAGCGAGTTCTCCAAGGTCATTGATCTGAACACCACCCGAATGCTGGAGCTGACCCAGCATTTCGGCCGTCGCATGGTTTCCATGAAACGGGGCGGCATCATCCTGGTCGGATCACTGTCCGGTTACATGGGCGCCGAACGGCACTCGGTGTACGCGGGTGTCAAAGCATTCAGCCGGGTGTTCGCCGAGAGCCTCTGGCTCGAGTTGCGCGACGACAACGTCGACGTGCTCGAGCTGGTGCTCGGCGTGACGCGCACCCCGGCGATGCAGCGTGCGGGGCTGAATTTCGACGTGCCGGGGATGATCATCAACGACCCGGCGGACGTGGCCCGCGAGGGCCTGCGCCACCTCGCCGACGGCCCGGTCTGCGTCGCGGGCGGCAACGCCGCCCAGGCGGCGCGCAGCAGCGGCCCCGACCGCGCGGCCGTCGTCCTCGGCTCCCACGAAGCGATCAAGCGACTCACCGGCCGCGCGTGA
- a CDS encoding TetR family transcriptional regulator, with the protein MARPNRQVERRGDIMDAAIALIERHDLATLKLADVAVELGLTTNAVRYYFKDMSALLSELALRSDIRFYDERRRLAAEAGDPPAQLAVTIAAGLPTGPEDAEWRAIWRAVLAAGFELDQRSDVQGIYHRQVGLYRDLLDAGADAGAFTLANPAADIAMTLMSMEDYFGYRIVARDPAIDRPTALRLMRQYAELATGARLPETV; encoded by the coding sequence ATGGCGCGGCCGAATCGGCAGGTGGAGCGGCGCGGCGACATCATGGACGCCGCGATCGCGCTCATCGAGCGCCACGACCTGGCCACCCTCAAGCTTGCCGATGTGGCCGTCGAGCTCGGGCTGACGACCAACGCGGTGCGCTACTACTTCAAGGACATGTCCGCGCTGCTGTCCGAGCTGGCGCTGCGTTCGGACATCCGCTTTTACGACGAGCGTCGGCGGCTGGCGGCCGAGGCCGGTGATCCGCCGGCGCAACTGGCGGTGACCATCGCCGCGGGCCTGCCGACCGGGCCGGAGGACGCCGAGTGGCGCGCCATCTGGCGGGCGGTGCTGGCCGCGGGATTCGAACTCGATCAGCGCAGCGACGTACAGGGCATCTATCACCGTCAGGTCGGCCTCTACCGGGACCTGCTCGACGCCGGCGCCGATGCCGGCGCCTTCACGCTGGCCAACCCGGCCGCGGACATCGCGATGACGCTGATGTCGATGGAGGACTACTTCGGCTACCGCATCGTCGCGCGCGACCCCGCGATCGACCGTCCGACCGCACTGCGGCTGATGCGCCAATACGCCGAGTTGGCCACCGGGGCCCGGCTTCCCGAGACGGTCTGA
- a CDS encoding P1 family peptidase, which produces MRARDLGIVIGDHPTGPVNAITDVAGVRVGHTTLDADGPPAVHTGVTVVVPHDDIWTEPVFAGSHRLNGSGELTGLEWIRESGELTTAIGLTNTHSVGVVRDELVAAQVRARGDGLYWSLPVVGETYDGLLNDINGFHVRPEHVRSALETASDARPAEGNVGGGTGMICHGFKGGIGTSSRVTATASGRYTVGVLVQANHGRRERLRINGVPVGERIGPNAVPLPDLPARYEPGSGSIIVIVATDAPLLPHQCTRLAQRAALAVGRLGGTGEQYSGDLMLAFSTGNRGIPAYAWDEDPTAAQPEVAVRMVAPQLMTRLFDLTIEATEEAIVNAMVAATTMTGRHGFTAHALDHVLLRQALRVNTPPPQEIS; this is translated from the coding sequence GTGCGTGCCAGAGACCTCGGCATCGTGATCGGCGACCATCCCACCGGGCCGGTCAACGCCATCACCGACGTGGCCGGTGTGCGGGTGGGGCACACCACCCTCGACGCCGACGGGCCGCCGGCCGTGCACACCGGCGTGACCGTCGTCGTCCCGCACGACGACATCTGGACCGAACCGGTGTTCGCCGGTTCGCACCGGCTCAACGGCAGCGGTGAGCTCACCGGTCTGGAGTGGATCCGCGAGTCCGGCGAGCTGACCACCGCGATCGGCCTCACCAACACCCACAGTGTCGGCGTCGTCCGCGACGAACTGGTGGCTGCCCAGGTGCGTGCCCGCGGCGACGGCCTGTACTGGTCGCTACCAGTGGTCGGCGAGACCTACGACGGGCTGCTCAACGACATCAACGGTTTTCACGTCCGGCCCGAGCACGTGCGCTCCGCGCTGGAAACCGCCTCGGACGCGCGTCCCGCCGAAGGCAACGTCGGCGGCGGGACCGGCATGATCTGCCACGGCTTCAAGGGCGGCATCGGCACCTCGTCACGGGTCACCGCCACCGCGTCCGGCCGCTACACGGTCGGCGTGCTGGTGCAGGCCAATCACGGCCGGCGGGAACGCCTGCGCATCAACGGTGTCCCGGTCGGCGAACGGATCGGACCGAACGCGGTGCCGTTGCCCGACCTGCCCGCACGCTATGAGCCGGGCTCAGGCTCGATCATCGTCATCGTCGCCACCGACGCCCCGCTGCTCCCCCACCAATGCACCCGGCTGGCCCAGCGGGCCGCACTCGCGGTGGGACGGCTCGGCGGGACCGGCGAGCAGTACAGCGGTGACCTGATGCTGGCGTTCTCGACCGGCAATCGCGGCATCCCGGCCTACGCCTGGGACGAGGACCCCACCGCGGCCCAGCCCGAGGTCGCGGTGCGCATGGTCGCCCCGCAACTGATGACCCGGCTGTTCGACCTGACCATCGAGGCGACCGAGGAGGCCATCGTCAACGCGATGGTCGCCGCAACCACCATGACCGGGCGACACGGTTTCACCGCCCATGCATTGGACCACGTCCTGCTCCGGCAGGCGCTGCGCGTCAATACCCCACCACCTCAGGAGATCTCGTGA
- a CDS encoding APC family permease codes for MVVAAAAPLTVIGGNMPLGMGIGNGAGAPVGFAIAALVLLVFSIGFVTMTPYVPEAGAFFSYVTVGLGERMGKGIAVVALIAYTAIQIGIYGYIGWAISDTVAHYNGPVIPWPVYSFAVLAIVAVLGYRHIELSAKVLGVALALEIGIVVILDAVMVANPGPAGITFTSFDPATFTQGALGIAILFALTGFIGFEATAVFRDEARDPERTIPRATYAAVLLIGAFYAITSWAFVVAIGPDEVGAVAQQTLDGEGNMLLDTTGDMLGGLGRDIMNVLLLTSLFACVLSFHNVIARYQFVLAGKGLLPARLADVHGRHHSPSFSSVVQTVTAAVIIGVLALLGIDPLVGVFGSMAGVATVGMVTLMLTTSVAVLVFFLRERASGRVATTLVAPALAVAGLAGSLWLVLSNFTLVTGGSVTLSTILAAIPFVGLIVGFLAWRPSRSLSGVEHHQRNRQ; via the coding sequence ATGGTCGTCGCGGCCGCCGCACCGTTGACCGTGATCGGCGGCAACATGCCGCTGGGGATGGGGATCGGCAACGGCGCCGGCGCACCGGTCGGCTTCGCCATCGCCGCGCTGGTGCTGCTGGTCTTCAGCATCGGTTTCGTGACGATGACGCCCTACGTGCCCGAGGCCGGCGCGTTCTTCTCCTACGTGACCGTCGGCCTCGGCGAACGCATGGGCAAGGGCATCGCGGTGGTCGCGCTGATCGCCTACACCGCAATCCAGATCGGCATCTACGGATACATCGGCTGGGCCATCTCCGACACCGTGGCCCACTACAACGGGCCGGTGATCCCCTGGCCGGTCTATTCTTTCGCCGTGCTCGCGATCGTCGCGGTGCTCGGCTACCGGCACATCGAGCTCAGCGCGAAGGTTCTGGGCGTGGCGCTGGCCCTCGAGATCGGCATCGTCGTCATCCTCGACGCCGTGATGGTCGCCAACCCCGGCCCGGCCGGCATCACCTTCACCTCGTTCGACCCGGCCACCTTCACCCAGGGCGCCCTCGGGATCGCGATCCTGTTCGCGCTCACCGGTTTCATCGGCTTCGAAGCCACCGCGGTGTTCCGCGACGAAGCCCGCGACCCGGAGCGCACGATCCCGCGCGCCACCTATGCGGCGGTGCTGCTCATCGGCGCGTTCTACGCGATCACGTCCTGGGCGTTCGTCGTCGCGATCGGACCCGACGAGGTCGGCGCCGTGGCCCAGCAGACCCTCGACGGCGAGGGAAACATGTTGCTGGACACCACCGGCGACATGCTGGGCGGCCTCGGCCGCGACATCATGAACGTCCTGCTGCTGACCAGCCTGTTCGCCTGCGTGCTGTCCTTCCACAACGTCATCGCGCGCTACCAGTTCGTGCTGGCGGGCAAGGGCCTCCTGCCGGCGCGCCTGGCTGACGTGCACGGTCGCCACCACTCGCCGTCGTTCTCGTCGGTGGTACAGACCGTCACCGCAGCCGTGATCATCGGCGTGCTCGCGCTGCTCGGAATCGACCCGCTGGTCGGGGTTTTCGGGTCGATGGCCGGTGTCGCGACGGTCGGGATGGTGACGCTGATGCTCACCACGTCGGTCGCCGTCCTGGTCTTCTTCCTCCGCGAGCGGGCTTCGGGGCGGGTCGCGACGACGCTGGTCGCGCCCGCGCTGGCGGTGGCCGGGCTGGCCGGCAGCCTGTGGCTGGTGCTGTCGAACTTCACGCTGGTCACCGGCGGCAGTGTCACCTTGAGCACCATCCTGGCCGCGATCCCGTTCGTGGGCCTGATCGTCGGCTTCCTGGCCTGGCGCCCGTCACGGTCGCTGTCGGGCGTCGAGCACCATCAGCGCAACCGCCAGTGA